One Nerophis lumbriciformis linkage group LG21, RoL_Nlum_v2.1, whole genome shotgun sequence DNA segment encodes these proteins:
- the LOC133620931 gene encoding nucleoporin NUP42-like, with protein MAVCKYFLQGRCQFGLKCWNEHPIGGGGRGHNRSTSQQHSRGDTGHRNKVSVNPSHQKGGYSQQVSSRVSSQCGGSGHSLKSSEFSVSSQNSVSTLGINRGDDERCGRGGEGDRGPAPGEEDEEQKLEIIQTQSDMMVWESSGQSSFSCSSGSKAPLSGFADISPEEQRFEYYSTESYLDRICWLLIQWGNRMNQSTRAALLAELRYPAPRTSSSGFGSAPTGCGSSSLDVGNKGFDAEPPAQATNISLASPASGLVSPVAPTSPPGFSGAIPAVTQPPSGFDARPSTSSDASPGSPLPRSFGEKLAAPSSGTGSSSADETNKAMEKSGAPAGNLPGQVRAVETSGGLYSLESELTQEELDQFKAQRFTLGLIPLKPPSAAMLAI; from the exons ATGGCCGTCTGTAAGTATTTTCTACAAGGACGTTGTCAATTTGGTCTTAAATGCTGGAACGAGCACCCGattggaggaggaggaagaggccaTAACCGCTCCACCTCTCAACAGCACTCCAGAGGAGAtacag GGCATAGAAACAAGGTTTCGGTGAATCCCTCTCACCAAAAAGGAGGATATAGCCAGCAAGTGTCCTCCCGCGTGAGTAGTCAGTGTGGCGGGAGTGGACACAGCTTGAAGAGCTCCGAATTTAGCGTCTCTTCTCAAAACAGTGTTTCGACACTGGGCATCAACCGCGGGGACGATGAGCGTTGTggaagaggaggagaaggagacagAGGACCAGCACCAGGTGAAGAAGATGAAGAGCAAAAACT GGAGATCATTCAGACTCAGAGTGACATGATGGTTTGGGAGAGCTCAGGCCAGTCAAGCTTTTCATGTTCTAGCGGCTCCAAGGCACCGTTATCTG GGTTTGCGGACATATCTCCAGAAGAGCAGAGGTTTGAATATTACTCCACCGAGAGTTAC CTCGATCGCATCTGCTGGCTGCTCATTCAGTGGGGAAACCGAATGAATCAATCTACTCGTGCAGCTTTG CTGGCAGAACTAAGATATCCAGCGCCTCGGACCTCGTCAAGTGGCTTTGGCTCAGCACCTACTGGATGTGGGTCCTCTTCCCTTGATGTTGGCAATAAAG GGTTTGATGCCGAACCACCAGCCCAAGCAACTAATATCAGTTTAGCTTCTCCAGCGAGTGGATTAGTCTCTCCAGTGGCCCCAACATCTCCTCCAGGTTTCAGCGGTGCCATCCCAGCTGTGACACAACCGCCCTCCGGGTTTGACGCCAGGCCGTCTACAAGTTCCGATGCCTCTCCGGGTTCCCCCCTCCCCCGCTCGTTCGGCGAAAAACTTGCGGCTCCATCTTCAGGGACAGGTTCCTCCTCCGCAGACGAGACCAACAAAGCGATGGAGAAGTCCGGCGCACCTGCAGGAAATTTGCCAGGACAGGTGCGTGCGGTGGAAACCTCAGGCGGTCTTTACTCCCTTGAGAGCGAGCTaacccaggaggagctggatcaGTTCAAAGCACAAAGGTTCACTT